The following proteins are encoded in a genomic region of Necator americanus strain Aroian chromosome II, whole genome shotgun sequence:
- a CDS encoding hypothetical protein (NECATOR_CHRII.G7580.T1): MGPGLRNRVDERPLLILALTLAAIFRNDMQARVFVEDVNCGTSGFFSLRRLTRKLAACTFWRRLPMATEAAESLGGPSSHADHSCHKGFTFG, translated from the coding sequence ATGGGACCAGGTCTGAGGAATAGGGTGGATGAGAGACCGCTGCTCATCCTTGCCCTCACGTTGGCTGCGATTTTCCGAAACGACATGCAGGCGCGCGTTTTCGTGGAGGACGTGAACTGTGGCACATCTGGTTTTTTCTCGCTGCGTCGACTAACTCGCAAACTTGCTGCATGTACATTTTGGCGTCGACTGCCCATGGCTACCGAGGCGGCTGAAAGCCTCGGAGGACCCAGTAGCCACGCTGACCATAGCTGTCATAAAGGATTCACCTTCGGCTAG